The following coding sequences are from one Bernardetia sp. window:
- a CDS encoding tyrosine-type recombinase/integrase: MENTNTNQSLSRVSRNTFGINQTVKYFEQSLEKPHNYVRIAKQYLLFTMEFNFAIDKMSVEMFIEKKAPVYKTACRKFLKFAEKNEIHRVFDDSTPNYKGNKLVLAFLANAQLSENSKETYARALHEFYSFLNEKALPPNKEAVLAFIQQCRNNGLSPHTTNTYISAIKQFVKYCILKREDLKIDSRMVEQMRDVAYIKILKTGGTTKKYAKDSLTEEERNHLLNSITNPKDKVIIALMAYQGLRTIEVVRLSWKDIKVEQGKNYLAVWGKGREEKELIPLLPECHKILIDYQISITRPEGSMFAYKETSSIRKITNKWLKAAGLKRDNVSAHSLRHTVAQLMLDKGIPKPMVQRFLRHKSESMTSTYTAKQEDREFLNYEF; encoded by the coding sequence TGAGCAGTCGCTTGAAAAGCCTCATAATTATGTCCGAATAGCCAAACAGTATTTGCTCTTTACAATGGAGTTTAATTTTGCTATTGATAAAATGAGTGTAGAGATGTTTATAGAAAAAAAAGCTCCTGTTTATAAAACGGCTTGTCGAAAATTCTTGAAATTTGCTGAAAAGAATGAAATTCATAGAGTTTTTGATGATTCTACACCAAATTATAAAGGCAACAAACTGGTTTTGGCATTTCTTGCTAATGCACAACTGAGCGAAAATAGCAAAGAAACCTATGCTAGAGCATTGCACGAATTTTATTCTTTTCTGAATGAAAAAGCTCTTCCTCCTAACAAAGAAGCTGTTTTAGCTTTTATCCAACAATGTAGAAACAACGGACTGAGTCCACACACTACCAATACTTATATTTCAGCTATCAAGCAGTTTGTAAAATACTGTATTCTTAAGCGAGAAGATTTGAAAATTGATAGTAGAATGGTAGAACAAATGCGTGATGTGGCATACATAAAAATCTTGAAAACGGGTGGTACAACAAAAAAATACGCTAAAGATTCGCTCACAGAAGAGGAAAGAAATCATTTATTAAATAGCATCACCAACCCAAAAGACAAAGTCATTATTGCACTTATGGCATATCAAGGCTTGCGAACCATAGAGGTAGTTCGTCTTTCTTGGAAAGATATAAAAGTAGAGCAAGGTAAAAATTATTTAGCTGTTTGGGGGAAAGGACGAGAAGAAAAAGAACTGATTCCACTTTTGCCAGAATGCCACAAAATTTTGATAGACTATCAAATTTCGATTACTCGTCCAGAAGGAAGTATGTTTGCCTACAAAGAAACCAGTAGCATACGAAAAATTACGAACAAATGGCTCAAAGCAGCAGGACTAAAACGTGATAATGTTTCTGCACACAGTTTGCGCCACACAGTAGCCCAGCTTATGTTAGACAAAGGCATTCCAAAACCAATGGTTCAGCGTTTTCTGCGCCACAAATCCGAATCTATGACCAGTACCTACACAGCCAAGCAAGAAGATAGAGAATTTTTGAATTATGAGTTTTAG